A genome region from Streptomyces sp. S4.7 includes the following:
- a CDS encoding DsbA family protein — protein MSARNSNANKAAARERLREERERQAKKDRARRQVLVAGSTVAILAIVGGVGFAVVQANKPSHWEAAKDVKSVTAPKHTSGTNGTTVVIGKPEAEKTLELYEDSRCPICATFEQKVGATIQQDVDAGKYKIKYIGATFIDNTDNGEGSKNALSALGAALDVSPEAFTAYKTALYSAQNHPSESDDKFADDGALIKIADSVDALKGNAEFRKNVESGTFDAWAMKMSATFDSSSVQGTPTLRMDGKTVTAEGSDNAPQTVPEYDAAIAKALAG, from the coding sequence ATGAGCGCACGCAACAGCAACGCCAACAAGGCCGCCGCCCGCGAGCGGCTGCGCGAGGAGCGCGAGCGGCAGGCGAAGAAGGACCGGGCCCGGCGACAGGTCCTCGTCGCCGGATCCACCGTCGCGATCCTCGCGATCGTCGGCGGTGTCGGCTTCGCCGTCGTCCAGGCGAACAAGCCCTCGCACTGGGAGGCGGCCAAGGACGTGAAGTCCGTCACCGCCCCGAAGCACACCTCGGGCACGAACGGCACGACCGTCGTCATCGGCAAGCCCGAGGCGGAGAAGACCCTGGAGCTGTACGAGGACTCCCGCTGCCCGATCTGCGCGACCTTCGAGCAGAAGGTCGGCGCCACGATCCAGCAGGACGTGGACGCGGGCAAGTACAAGATCAAGTACATCGGCGCCACGTTCATCGACAACACGGACAACGGCGAGGGCTCGAAGAACGCGCTGTCCGCGCTGGGCGCCGCGCTCGACGTGAGCCCCGAGGCGTTCACGGCGTACAAGACCGCGCTCTACTCGGCGCAGAACCACCCGAGCGAGAGCGACGACAAGTTCGCCGACGACGGCGCCCTGATCAAGATCGCCGACTCGGTGGACGCGCTCAAGGGGAACGCCGAGTTCAGGAAGAACGTCGAGAGCGGCACGTTCGACGCCTGGGCGATGAAGATGTCGGCCACGTTCGACAGCAGCAGCGTGCAGGGCACCCCGACGCTCCGGATGGACGGAAAGACGGTCACGGCCGAGGGCAGCGACAACGCCCCGCAGACCGTCCCGGAGTACGACGCGGCGATCGCCAAGGCGCTAGCGGGGTGA
- a CDS encoding dienelactone hydrolase family protein codes for MRTRGPTWQDGRMDVVLFHSVYGLRPAVHAGAERLRAAGHHVHVPDLFEGQTAETAEEGRALKDRIGSDELLRRAVLAVAPYSERGLVYAGFSFGGSVAQTLALGDAKARGLLLMHGTSDIAANASVDDLPVQLHVADPDVSEPHDWLTAWYLRMREIGADVEIYRYQGPGHLYTDPDLPDYDERAAEQTWRTGLAFIESLDDRA; via the coding sequence ATTCGGACGAGGGGGCCCACCTGGCAGGATGGGCGGATGGACGTCGTTCTCTTTCACTCGGTCTACGGGCTCCGCCCGGCGGTGCACGCGGGGGCCGAACGGCTCCGCGCTGCCGGACACCACGTGCACGTGCCCGACCTCTTCGAGGGCCAAACCGCCGAGACCGCCGAGGAGGGCAGGGCGCTGAAGGACAGGATCGGCTCCGACGAACTGCTGAGGCGCGCCGTACTCGCCGTGGCGCCGTACTCGGAGCGCGGTCTGGTGTACGCGGGATTCTCCTTCGGAGGATCGGTCGCGCAGACACTGGCGCTGGGGGACGCGAAGGCCCGCGGACTGCTGCTGATGCACGGCACGTCGGACATCGCGGCGAACGCCTCGGTGGACGATCTGCCCGTACAGCTGCATGTCGCCGACCCGGACGTGTCCGAGCCGCACGACTGGCTGACCGCCTGGTACCTGCGGATGCGGGAGATCGGGGCGGACGTGGAGATCTACCGCTATCAGGGCCCCGGACACCTCTACACCGACCCGGATCTCCCCGACTACGACGAGCGGGCCGCCGAGCAGACCTGGCGCACCGGGCTGGCCTTCATCGAGTCCCTGGACGACCGGGCGTAG
- a CDS encoding mechanosensitive ion channel domain-containing protein, producing MENVLRPLTVLGGAVVLTLLLGWVVDLALRRADARHPETPLWGLLRRCRLPLQVVLLTALLRTTYRETGWWIVADHQSGIGRLLTLTLIAAGAWLVIHIASAVVESTYARYATSARDRAKVRRVRTQVTLIMRIVTAVVVVVAVAAILLTFPSMRTIGTSMLASAGIIGIVAGVAAQSTLGNLFAGFQIAFGDMVRIGDTVVVDGEWGVVEEVTLTFLAVRTWDERRITMPVSYFTSKPFENWSRGGVQMTGTVFLQLDHSAPVRLMREKLHEILQDCAAWDGRDWSLAVTDTTPSTIEVRAVVTAKDADDIWTARCTVREQLIGWLADEHPYALPRIATTQAAVLPAQGQGKNGVVARPAAHHEPDPAVTENADGDPRTGRG from the coding sequence ATGGAGAACGTACTGCGACCGTTGACCGTGCTGGGTGGCGCGGTCGTCCTCACGCTGCTGCTCGGCTGGGTCGTCGACCTGGCGCTGCGCCGCGCGGACGCCCGGCACCCGGAAACCCCGCTGTGGGGACTGCTGCGACGCTGTCGGCTGCCGCTCCAGGTCGTCCTCCTGACCGCACTGCTGCGTACCACGTACCGCGAGACCGGCTGGTGGATCGTCGCCGACCACCAGTCCGGCATCGGCCGGCTGCTGACGCTGACCCTGATCGCCGCCGGTGCCTGGCTGGTGATCCACATCGCGTCGGCCGTCGTGGAGTCGACGTACGCGCGCTACGCGACATCGGCCCGCGACCGGGCGAAGGTCCGCCGGGTCCGTACGCAGGTGACGCTGATCATGCGCATCGTGACCGCCGTGGTCGTGGTGGTGGCGGTCGCGGCGATCCTGCTCACCTTCCCCAGCATGCGGACGATCGGTACGTCCATGCTGGCCTCCGCGGGCATCATCGGCATCGTCGCCGGTGTCGCCGCGCAGTCCACCCTCGGCAATCTCTTCGCCGGTTTCCAGATCGCCTTCGGCGACATGGTGCGGATCGGCGACACGGTCGTGGTGGACGGCGAGTGGGGTGTGGTCGAGGAGGTGACGCTCACGTTCCTGGCGGTACGGACGTGGGACGAGCGCCGGATCACGATGCCGGTGTCGTACTTCACGAGCAAGCCGTTCGAGAACTGGTCGCGCGGCGGTGTCCAGATGACCGGCACCGTCTTCCTCCAGCTCGACCACTCGGCACCGGTCAGGCTGATGCGCGAGAAGCTGCACGAGATCCTCCAGGACTGCGCGGCCTGGGACGGCCGGGACTGGAGTCTGGCCGTCACCGACACCACCCCGAGCACCATCGAGGTGCGGGCCGTCGTCACGGCGAAGGACGCGGACGACATCTGGACGGCTCGCTGCACCGTGCGGGAGCAGCTGATCGGATGGCTGGCCGACGAGCATCCGTACGCGCTGCCGCGCATCGCGACCACGCAGGCGGCGGTGCTCCCCGCGCAGGGGCAGGGGAAGAACGGCGTCGTGGCGCGCCCGGCGGCGCACCACGAGCCCGACCCGGCGGTGACGGAGAACGCGGACGGCGACCCGCGCACCGGACGCGGCTGA
- a CDS encoding Na+/H+ antiporter translates to MAQLAPLLVLLLGAVVTVPLGERLNLPSPVLMTLLGIVLALLPFVPNVDVPPDLILPLVLPPLLYAAVQRTSWRQFTANVRPILLLAVALVFVTMAAVATVANSVVPGLPLAAAFVLGALVAPPDPVAATAVAGSLGLPRRLVSILEGEGLFNDVTAIVLYHVAVAAVVSGTFSWPSAAGTLVLSAVVAVAMGVVLGWITNKLMALLGDAPLQVGLTLLVPFVSYVLAEELHGSGVLAVLTTALFLAEHSADADDVMGRLAGNTFWEVVDILVTGIAFGLIGLELHNAFGAADGHLGETLGWSAAVVGVVVGVRLLWLLPAVWVTKRLHKLRDYDEEIPVSRRETIIMWWAGMRGVASVALALAIPLETDDGTPFPGREEIIFIAFAVIMMTLVFQGLTLPWLVKRLGVSADIEAERGFEHELAVRAARAAKRRLKEIEEVEELPEELSERLARGAFDIGARISPDVVDDERRDWFAKRSQRVETLQRIQREMMSAARHEVLLVRSEPNANPEVVDRVLRYLDVHSMR, encoded by the coding sequence GTGGCCCAATTGGCGCCGCTGCTCGTGCTGTTGCTGGGCGCCGTGGTGACGGTGCCACTCGGGGAGCGGCTCAATCTGCCGTCGCCGGTGCTGATGACCCTCCTCGGGATCGTCCTGGCGCTGCTGCCCTTCGTACCGAACGTCGACGTGCCGCCGGACCTCATCCTGCCGCTGGTGCTGCCGCCCCTGCTGTACGCGGCCGTACAGCGCACCTCCTGGCGGCAGTTCACCGCCAATGTGCGGCCGATCCTCCTGCTCGCCGTGGCGCTGGTCTTCGTCACGATGGCCGCGGTGGCGACCGTGGCCAACTCCGTCGTCCCCGGACTGCCGCTCGCCGCCGCGTTCGTACTCGGCGCGCTCGTCGCACCGCCCGACCCGGTCGCCGCGACCGCCGTCGCCGGATCCCTGGGACTGCCCCGGCGGCTCGTCTCCATCCTGGAGGGCGAGGGCCTGTTCAACGACGTCACGGCGATCGTGCTCTACCACGTGGCCGTCGCCGCCGTGGTCAGCGGCACCTTCTCCTGGCCGAGCGCGGCCGGGACGCTGGTGCTCTCCGCCGTGGTCGCGGTCGCCATGGGCGTCGTGCTCGGCTGGATCACCAACAAGCTCATGGCGCTGCTCGGCGACGCGCCCCTCCAGGTCGGACTGACCCTGCTGGTGCCGTTCGTCAGCTACGTACTCGCCGAGGAACTGCACGGCTCCGGCGTCCTCGCCGTACTGACCACCGCCCTCTTCCTGGCCGAGCACTCGGCGGACGCCGACGACGTGATGGGACGGCTCGCCGGGAACACCTTCTGGGAGGTCGTCGACATCCTCGTCACGGGCATCGCCTTCGGGCTCATCGGACTCGAACTCCACAACGCCTTCGGCGCCGCGGACGGCCATCTCGGGGAGACGCTCGGCTGGTCGGCCGCCGTCGTCGGGGTCGTCGTCGGCGTACGGCTGCTGTGGCTGCTCCCCGCGGTCTGGGTGACCAAACGGCTGCACAAACTCCGGGACTACGACGAGGAGATCCCGGTCAGCCGGCGGGAGACCATCATCATGTGGTGGGCCGGGATGCGCGGGGTCGCCTCGGTCGCGCTGGCGCTGGCCATCCCGCTGGAGACCGACGACGGGACACCCTTCCCCGGCCGTGAGGAGATCATCTTCATCGCCTTCGCCGTCATCATGATGACGCTCGTCTTCCAGGGACTCACCCTGCCGTGGCTGGTGAAACGGCTCGGTGTGAGCGCCGACATCGAGGCCGAGCGCGGGTTCGAGCACGAACTGGCCGTACGCGCCGCCAGGGCCGCCAAGCGCCGCCTCAAGGAGATCGAAGAGGTCGAGGAACTGCCCGAGGAGCTGAGCGAACGCCTGGCTCGCGGGGCGTTCGACATCGGCGCGAGGATCAGCCCGGACGTGGTGGACGACGAGCGGCGCGACTGGTTCGCCAAGCGCAGCCAACGGGTCGAGACCCTCCAGCGGATCCAGCGCGAGATGATGTCGGCCGCCCGGCACGAGGTCCTGTTGGTGCGCAGCGAACCGAACGCGAACCCGGAAGTGGTGGACCGGGTGCTCAGATATCTGGACGTGCACAGCATGCGCTGA
- a CDS encoding glycoside hydrolase family 5 protein, which translates to MSQHATSHPPRAPRTRGRRGRKALLAVSALGIVTAMLSPMRAGAATASTGTAAPAGVASPISENGQLKVCGTRLCNSQGQAVQLRGMSTHGTQWYSQCVTDGSLDVLVNEWRADVLRVSTYVQEGGYETDPQRFTALAQKFVDGAHQRGMYAVIDWHMLSPGDPNFNLERAKTFFTAMAKKYKDSPGVLYEIANEPSDMSWATVKSYAEKIIPVIRAQDPDAVVLVGTRAWSSFGVSDGADEKEVVNNPVNASNIMYTFHFYAASHRDEYLAALDRASDRLPVFVTEFGTQNYAGEGADDFGRSQRFLDLMKRKNISWTNWNYSDDHRSGAVFKEGSCNAGNWSGSGVLKEAGVWIRDRIRE; encoded by the coding sequence ATGTCCCAGCACGCCACCTCCCACCCGCCTCGCGCACCCCGCACCCGAGGCCGGCGCGGCCGCAAGGCACTCCTCGCCGTCTCCGCGCTCGGTATCGTCACCGCCATGCTGTCCCCGATGAGAGCGGGCGCCGCCACCGCTTCCACCGGCACCGCGGCACCCGCCGGCGTCGCCTCCCCCATCAGTGAGAACGGCCAGCTCAAGGTCTGCGGCACCCGCCTCTGCAACAGCCAGGGCCAGGCCGTCCAGCTGCGCGGCATGAGCACGCACGGCACCCAGTGGTACTCCCAGTGCGTCACCGACGGCTCGCTCGACGTCCTCGTCAACGAGTGGCGGGCCGACGTGCTGCGCGTCTCCACATACGTCCAGGAGGGCGGCTACGAGACCGACCCGCAGCGCTTCACCGCCCTCGCCCAGAAGTTCGTGGACGGCGCGCACCAGCGCGGTATGTACGCGGTGATCGACTGGCACATGCTCAGCCCCGGCGACCCCAACTTCAACCTCGAACGGGCGAAGACCTTCTTCACCGCCATGGCGAAGAAGTACAAGGACAGCCCCGGCGTCCTCTACGAGATCGCCAACGAGCCCTCCGACATGAGCTGGGCGACCGTCAAGTCGTACGCCGAGAAGATCATCCCCGTCATCCGGGCCCAGGACCCGGACGCTGTCGTCCTCGTCGGCACCCGCGCCTGGTCCTCCTTCGGCGTCTCCGACGGCGCCGACGAGAAGGAGGTCGTGAACAACCCCGTCAACGCCTCCAACATCATGTACACGTTCCACTTCTACGCGGCCTCCCACCGCGACGAGTACCTGGCCGCGCTCGACCGGGCGTCGGACCGACTGCCCGTCTTCGTCACCGAGTTCGGCACCCAGAACTACGCGGGTGAGGGCGCCGACGACTTCGGCCGGTCGCAGCGCTTCCTCGACCTGATGAAGCGGAAGAACATCTCCTGGACCAACTGGAACTACTCCGACGACCACCGCTCGGGAGCGGTCTTCAAGGAGGGCTCCTGCAACGCCGGCAATTGGTCGGGCAGCGGCGTCCTCAAGGAGGCCGGAGTCTGGATCCGGGACCGGATCCGCGAGTAA
- a CDS encoding GNAT family N-acetyltransferase, protein MSAGGTGAGPRPGGGVVYEIRPAAGAADREACFEVRRRVFVVEQLVPEELEFDSHDALDAAAAHVLAVRGDGLPLGTARLLYGPEAADRTGGDPAVGSLGRLAVAEEARGLGIGVALVRAVEDLARERGLLVVDLHAQTRALGFYERLGYEAYGVEYESVGIPHRGMRRLL, encoded by the coding sequence GTGAGCGCGGGCGGGACCGGAGCCGGCCCGCGGCCCGGCGGCGGGGTGGTGTACGAGATCCGGCCGGCCGCCGGCGCGGCCGACCGTGAGGCGTGCTTCGAGGTCCGACGGCGGGTGTTCGTCGTGGAGCAACTCGTCCCCGAGGAGCTTGAGTTCGACTCCCACGACGCCCTGGACGCCGCTGCCGCGCATGTGCTCGCGGTGCGCGGCGACGGGCTGCCGCTCGGTACGGCGCGGCTGCTGTACGGCCCGGAGGCGGCCGACCGGACCGGCGGTGACCCGGCGGTCGGCTCGCTCGGCCGGCTCGCGGTGGCCGAGGAGGCGCGCGGTCTCGGGATCGGCGTCGCGCTGGTGCGGGCCGTGGAGGACCTGGCGCGCGAGCGCGGTCTGCTGGTGGTGGACCTGCACGCGCAGACGCGGGCGCTGGGGTTCTACGAACGGCTGGGCTACGAGGCGTACGGCGTGGAGTACGAGTCCGTGGGGATCCCGCACCGGGGTATGCGGCGCCTGCTGTAG
- a CDS encoding RluA family pseudouridine synthase, whose protein sequence is MSTVPDIRTLPVPDGLEGERVDAAIARMFGFSRTKAAELAAAGKVQVDGAVVAKSERVRGGAWLEVEMPEPVAPVRVVAEPVEGMEIAYDDDDIVVVVKPVGVAAHPSPGWTGTTVIGGLAAAGYRVSTSGAAERQGVVHRLDVGTSGLMAVAKSERAYTSLKAQFKERIVDKRYHALVQGHPDPMSGTIDAPIGRHPNHDYKFAVTAEGKPSVTHYDLIEAFRSASLLDIKLETGRTHQIRVHMAAHRHPCVGDLTYGADPTLAKRLGLTRQWLHAMKLGFEHPSDGRWVEFESTYPDDLQSALDKVRAESNA, encoded by the coding sequence GTGAGCACCGTTCCCGATATCCGCACCCTGCCCGTTCCCGATGGCCTTGAGGGCGAGCGCGTCGACGCCGCCATCGCCCGCATGTTCGGGTTCTCCCGTACGAAGGCGGCCGAGCTGGCCGCCGCCGGGAAGGTGCAGGTCGACGGGGCCGTGGTCGCCAAGTCCGAACGGGTGCGCGGCGGCGCCTGGCTGGAAGTGGAGATGCCGGAGCCCGTGGCCCCGGTGCGGGTCGTGGCCGAGCCGGTCGAGGGCATGGAGATCGCGTACGACGACGACGACATCGTCGTGGTCGTCAAGCCGGTCGGCGTGGCCGCGCACCCGAGCCCCGGCTGGACGGGTACGACCGTCATCGGCGGTCTGGCCGCCGCCGGTTACCGCGTCTCGACCTCCGGCGCCGCCGAGCGCCAGGGCGTCGTGCACCGGCTGGACGTCGGCACGTCCGGGCTGATGGCCGTGGCCAAGTCGGAGCGCGCGTACACCTCGCTCAAGGCGCAGTTCAAGGAGCGGATCGTCGACAAGCGCTACCACGCGCTGGTGCAGGGGCATCCGGACCCGATGAGCGGCACGATCGACGCCCCCATCGGGCGGCACCCGAACCACGACTACAAGTTCGCCGTGACCGCCGAGGGCAAGCCGTCGGTCACGCACTACGACCTGATCGAGGCGTTCCGCTCCGCCTCGCTGCTGGACATCAAGCTGGAGACGGGCCGTACGCACCAGATCCGGGTGCACATGGCCGCCCACCGCCACCCGTGCGTCGGGGACCTGACGTACGGCGCCGACCCGACCCTGGCCAAGCGGCTGGGGCTGACCCGGCAGTGGCTGCACGCGATGAAGCTGGGCTTCGAGCATCCGTCGGACGGCCGGTGGGTGGAGTTCGAGAGCACGTACCCGGACGATCTCCAGAGCGCGCTGGACAAGGTACGGGCCGAGAGCAACGCGTGA
- the lspA gene encoding signal peptidase II, whose protein sequence is MAEAERVIGAPDVDDEGAAPAEPVRGKRKIVALFSVALVAYLLDLGSKMLVVAKLEHHEPIEVVGDLLKFEAVRNAGAAFGIGEAYTVFFTFVAATVIVVIARLARKLYSGPWAFALGLLLGGALGNLTDRIFREPGVFKGAVVDFIAPANFAVFNLADSAIVCGGFLIVILSFRGLDPDGTVHRD, encoded by the coding sequence GTGGCAGAGGCGGAGCGCGTCATCGGAGCGCCGGATGTTGACGACGAGGGCGCGGCTCCCGCCGAGCCGGTCCGGGGAAAGCGCAAGATCGTCGCGCTCTTCTCCGTGGCACTGGTGGCCTACCTGCTCGACCTCGGCAGCAAGATGCTCGTGGTGGCCAAGCTGGAGCACCACGAGCCCATCGAGGTCGTCGGCGATCTGCTGAAGTTCGAGGCGGTGCGCAACGCGGGCGCGGCCTTCGGCATCGGTGAGGCGTACACCGTCTTCTTCACGTTCGTCGCGGCGACCGTGATCGTGGTGATCGCGCGACTGGCCCGCAAGCTCTACAGCGGGCCGTGGGCGTTCGCGCTCGGTCTGCTGCTCGGCGGGGCGCTCGGCAATCTCACCGACCGGATCTTCCGCGAGCCGGGGGTGTTCAAGGGCGCCGTCGTGGACTTCATCGCGCCGGCGAACTTCGCGGTGTTCAATCTCGCCGACTCCGCGATCGTCTGCGGCGGTTTCCTGATCGTGATCCTGTCCTTCCGCGGTCTCGACCCCGACGGGACGGTCCACCGCGACTGA
- a CDS encoding TraR/DksA C4-type zinc finger protein, giving the protein MVAKKTAAKKTAAGKAAVKKATAETAAAEKPAEKKAPERQTPATHAPAAEETAAAEPEHQAPAKKTAARKTAPPKKVAAKKAAKRAASAAEGAAEAAELTGAKTVAAKKTASKRPTAATGATATAVPPARGTTPPGELAVRPGEDPWTEEEVAEARAGLESEAARLNAEISASEQALAGLMRDSGDGAGDDDADTGTKNITREHEMSLAANAREMVEQTERALLRLDAGTYGLCEVCGKPIGKARMQAFPRATLCVEDKQKQERRG; this is encoded by the coding sequence ATGGTGGCGAAGAAGACCGCCGCGAAGAAGACAGCGGCCGGGAAAGCGGCTGTGAAGAAGGCAACGGCCGAGACGGCAGCCGCCGAGAAGCCGGCTGAGAAGAAGGCACCGGAGCGACAGACACCGGCTACGCACGCACCGGCCGCGGAGGAGACCGCCGCGGCCGAGCCGGAGCACCAGGCACCTGCGAAGAAGACCGCGGCCAGGAAGACGGCGCCTCCCAAGAAGGTTGCCGCCAAGAAGGCCGCGAAAAGGGCCGCGTCCGCGGCCGAGGGGGCGGCCGAGGCCGCGGAACTGACGGGAGCCAAGACGGTGGCAGCGAAGAAGACAGCGAGTAAGAGGCCGACGGCGGCCACGGGCGCCACAGCGACCGCGGTGCCCCCGGCGCGTGGCACCACACCCCCCGGAGAGCTCGCGGTGAGGCCCGGCGAGGACCCCTGGACGGAGGAGGAGGTCGCCGAGGCGCGGGCCGGCCTGGAGAGCGAGGCGGCCCGGCTGAACGCCGAGATCTCGGCGTCGGAGCAGGCGCTCGCCGGGCTGATGCGGGACTCCGGCGACGGCGCGGGCGACGACGACGCCGACACCGGCACCAAGAACATCACACGGGAGCACGAGATGTCCCTCGCGGCGAACGCGCGCGAGATGGTCGAGCAGACGGAACGGGCGCTGCTGCGCCTCGACGCCGGTACGTACGGCCTCTGCGAGGTCTGCGGCAAGCCGATCGGCAAGGCCAGAATGCAGGCGTTCCCGCGGGCCACGCTGTGTGTCGAGGACAAGCAGAAGCAGGAAAGGCGAGGCTGA